A single genomic interval of Verrucomicrobiota bacterium harbors:
- a CDS encoding cold shock domain-containing protein, with protein sequence MASGKVKWFDNKKGFGFIIQEGGQDIFVHHTAIQGQGFKTLLEGEMVNFEIIEGDKGLKAQNVQRSQA encoded by the coding sequence ATGGCTAGTGGAAAAGTTAAGTGGTTCGACAATAAGAAGGGTTTTGGCTTCATCATCCAGGAAGGCGGTCAGGATATCTTCGTTCACCATACGGCCATTCAAGGCCAGGGCTTCAAGACATTGCTGGAAGGCGAAATGGTGAATTTCGAGATCATTGAAGGCGACAAGGGACTCAAAGCGCAGAACGTTCAGCGCAGCCAGGCGTAA
- the hemW gene encoding radical SAM family heme chaperone HemW: MTLPHSSVDSLYVHVPFCSRKCEYCAFYSEPTRGADMTRYVSCLEVELEKRALRFGKGTVFFGGGTPSLLPTSEWQRLLEKMQALDLLGAREWTIECNPATVSLEKARLWREFGINRISMGVQSLHEALLDRLGRVHSREMVFRSFETLRQAGFDNINVDLMFAIPGQTMEIWKATLHEAISLGSEHLSSYEVTFEEDTPLYDQMMAGEIDVNEELACEMYEALIDLSGQAGFTQYEVSNFARGLWDETEALPSRACRHNVNYWRGGFWHGLGPSASGYMDGTRTRNWASTQLYCALIEQGQDAVENRESLPAKARAGEIAAIGLRMNEGWDFQRFKDVTGLELREEWAEDIASLERDHLGERDESGFRLTRRGLRFADLAAERFIRSS, from the coding sequence GTGACGCTCCCGCACTCCAGCGTGGACAGTCTGTACGTCCACGTCCCCTTCTGCTCGCGGAAATGCGAGTATTGCGCCTTTTATTCGGAGCCCACCCGCGGCGCCGACATGACACGCTATGTGTCGTGTCTCGAAGTGGAACTGGAAAAACGCGCCCTCCGATTCGGCAAAGGCACCGTTTTCTTCGGAGGAGGCACCCCTTCCCTGCTTCCCACCAGCGAATGGCAACGCTTGCTGGAGAAGATGCAGGCCCTCGATCTCTTGGGCGCTCGCGAGTGGACCATCGAATGCAATCCCGCAACGGTGTCCCTGGAAAAAGCCAGGCTGTGGCGCGAATTTGGCATCAACCGGATCTCCATGGGCGTGCAATCCCTCCACGAAGCCCTCCTCGACCGGCTTGGGCGGGTCCACAGCCGGGAAATGGTCTTCCGCTCCTTCGAAACCCTGCGGCAAGCGGGTTTCGACAATATCAACGTCGATCTCATGTTCGCCATTCCCGGCCAGACCATGGAGATTTGGAAAGCCACTCTGCATGAGGCGATCTCCCTGGGCAGCGAACATTTGTCCTCCTACGAAGTAACCTTCGAAGAGGATACTCCGTTGTATGACCAGATGATGGCGGGCGAAATTGATGTGAACGAAGAACTCGCCTGCGAGATGTACGAGGCCCTGATCGACCTCTCCGGCCAAGCCGGATTCACGCAATACGAAGTGTCCAACTTTGCCCGCGGCCTCTGGGATGAAACGGAAGCCCTCCCCTCCCGGGCCTGCCGGCATAATGTGAATTACTGGCGGGGAGGATTCTGGCACGGACTCGGACCCAGCGCGTCAGGCTACATGGACGGCACGCGCACTCGCAATTGGGCGAGCACGCAGCTCTACTGCGCCTTGATCGAACAAGGCCAGGACGCGGTGGAAAACCGCGAAAGTTTGCCGGCCAAAGCGCGCGCCGGAGAAATCGCCGCCATCGGCCTGCGCATGAATGAAGGCTGGGATTTTCAACGATTCAAGGATGTGACCGGACTCGAACTCCGCGAGGAATGGGCCGAGGACATCGCCTCCCTCGAACGCGATCACCTCGGGGAACGCGACGAATCTGGCTTTCGATTGACTCGCCGGGGGTTGCGTTTCGCAGATCTCGCAGCAGAACGATTCATCCGGTCATCCTGA